The proteins below are encoded in one region of Pseudoduganella armeniaca:
- the coaE gene encoding dephospho-CoA kinase (Dephospho-CoA kinase (CoaE) performs the final step in coenzyme A biosynthesis.): protein MNARFTVGLTGGIGSGKSVVARLFAERGVDIVDTDQIARGLTVAGGAAMPAVLAEFGAGFADEHGALDRARMRALVFSDPAAKARLEGILHPMIRDAVYAASLLGTSPYVIFDIPLLVESGTWQSRLRRVLVVDCPEELQLARVMQRNGLPQAQVQAIMAAQVPRQVRLAAADDVLDNGGELAALAPQVDRLHGLYLEMAAAHARNN, encoded by the coding sequence GTGAACGCGCGCTTTACCGTCGGGCTCACGGGCGGCATCGGCAGCGGCAAGAGCGTCGTCGCACGCCTGTTCGCCGAGCGCGGCGTGGACATTGTCGACACTGACCAGATCGCGCGCGGCCTGACGGTCGCCGGCGGCGCGGCGATGCCGGCCGTGCTGGCCGAATTCGGCGCCGGCTTCGCCGACGAACACGGCGCGCTGGACCGCGCCAGGATGCGCGCGCTGGTGTTTTCCGATCCCGCCGCCAAGGCGCGCCTGGAGGGCATCCTGCATCCGATGATCCGCGATGCCGTCTACGCGGCTAGCCTGCTGGGCACGTCGCCTTACGTGATCTTCGACATTCCCCTGCTGGTGGAGTCTGGCACCTGGCAGTCGCGCCTGCGGCGCGTGCTGGTGGTCGATTGCCCTGAGGAACTGCAACTGGCGCGTGTCATGCAGCGCAACGGGCTGCCGCAAGCGCAGGTGCAAGCCATCATGGCCGCGCAGGTGCCGCGCCAGGTACGGCTGGCGGCGGCGGACGACGTCCTCGACAACGGCGGCGAACTGGCCGCACTGGCGCCGCAAGTGGACCGGTTGCACGGCCTGTACCTCGAAATGGCCGCCGCGCACGCGAGAAACAATTAA
- a CDS encoding MFS transporter has protein sequence MAGRPGHRAAGAAGGRRAQRPHRHALGRRTPYFLIGALLCSLGLLCMPFSPTLWAAAGLLWILDAANNVTMEPYRAFVSDKLPPSQHSLGFLTQSAFTGLGQTLAYLTPSLLVLWGMDKDATNGSHIPQVVVAAFVIGAVMSITSVLWSIRTSPELPLDAAELARLRARRPGARAVLADIVQAVREMPDTMRRLALVKLFQWYAMFCYWQYIMLALSQSLYGTTDPASQGFRDAGLLNGQVGAFYNFVAFIAAFALVPFTRRFGARITHSVCVALAGVCMLCIPLIREPALFFLPMVGIGLAWASMMGNPYVMLAGCIPPERTGVYMGIFNMFIVLPMIVQICTLPLYYQSALGGNPENVIRLAGVLMLCAAVAVLWVKLKPAGEALPAAGRWAPRAGIRP, from the coding sequence GTGGCTGGCAGGCCCGGTCACCGGGCTGCTGGTGCAGCCGGTGGTCGGCGCGCTCAGCGACCGCACCGTCACGCGCTGGGGCGGCGCACACCCTACTTCCTGATCGGCGCGCTGCTGTGCAGCCTGGGCCTGCTGTGCATGCCGTTCAGCCCCACCTTGTGGGCGGCGGCCGGCCTGCTGTGGATCCTCGACGCGGCCAACAATGTGACGATGGAGCCCTACCGTGCCTTCGTCAGCGACAAGCTGCCGCCGTCGCAGCACTCGCTCGGCTTCCTGACCCAGAGCGCGTTCACGGGGCTGGGCCAGACGCTGGCCTACCTGACGCCTTCGCTGCTGGTGCTGTGGGGGATGGACAAGGACGCCACCAACGGCAGCCATATCCCGCAGGTGGTGGTGGCGGCCTTCGTCATTGGCGCCGTGATGTCGATCACCAGCGTGCTGTGGTCGATCCGCACCAGCCCCGAGCTGCCGCTGGACGCGGCCGAACTGGCGCGCCTGCGCGCCCGCCGGCCCGGTGCGCGCGCCGTGCTGGCCGATATCGTGCAGGCCGTGCGCGAGATGCCGGACACGATGCGTCGTCTGGCCCTCGTCAAGCTGTTCCAGTGGTATGCGATGTTCTGCTATTGGCAGTACATCATGCTGGCGCTGTCGCAATCGCTGTACGGCACCACCGACCCGGCCAGCCAGGGCTTCCGCGACGCCGGCCTGCTCAACGGCCAGGTAGGCGCGTTCTACAACTTCGTCGCCTTCATTGCCGCCTTCGCGCTGGTGCCATTTACGCGGCGCTTCGGCGCGCGCATCACGCACAGCGTGTGCGTGGCGCTGGCCGGCGTCTGCATGCTGTGCATCCCGCTGATCCGCGAGCCGGCTTTGTTCTTCCTGCCGATGGTCGGCATCGGCCTGGCCTGGGCCAGCATGATGGGCAATCCCTACGTGATGCTGGCCGGCTGCATTCCGCCCGAGCGCACCGGCGTCTACATGGGTATCTTCAATATGTTCATCGTGCTGCCGATGATCGTGCAGATCTGCACCTTGCCGCTGTATTACCAGTCCGCGCTGGGCGGCAATCCGGAAAACGTGATCCGCCTGGCCGGCGTGCTGATGCTGTGCGCGGCAGTGGCCGTATTGTGGGTGAAACTCAAGCCGGCGGGCGAGGCGCTGCCCGCCGCGGGGCGCTGGGCGCCACGGGCGGGCATTAGGCCTTGA
- the zapD gene encoding cell division protein ZapD, whose translation MIVYEYPFNERIRTLLRLEDLFEKFKFFVHQEHPMQHHVALSTIFDMLEVAGRADLKSDLLQELERQRQTLLGYRTNPNVQSEMLDAVLGEVDAVASALVAAQGKTGQNVRDNEWLMSIRGRTIIPGGACEFDLPSYYAWQKRPFEERFNDIMTWFTPLAPLFDALALVLRLLRDSGAAKKMIANAGSYQQMLQGKVYQMLRLTVDGALGAIPEISANKYMLWVRFTTQGGDLKPKPLEEDVPFELTLCAF comes from the coding sequence TTGATCGTCTATGAATATCCTTTCAACGAGCGAATTCGCACGTTGTTGCGGCTGGAAGATCTGTTCGAGAAGTTCAAGTTCTTTGTGCATCAGGAACACCCGATGCAGCACCACGTGGCGCTCTCCACGATCTTCGACATGCTCGAAGTGGCGGGCCGCGCCGACCTGAAATCCGACCTGCTGCAGGAACTGGAGCGCCAGCGCCAGACCCTGCTGGGCTACCGCACCAATCCCAACGTGCAGTCCGAGATGCTCGATGCCGTGCTGGGCGAGGTGGACGCCGTGGCCAGCGCGCTGGTGGCGGCCCAGGGCAAGACGGGCCAGAACGTGCGCGACAACGAATGGCTGATGAGCATTCGTGGCCGCACCATCATTCCCGGCGGCGCCTGCGAGTTCGACCTGCCGTCCTACTACGCTTGGCAGAAGCGCCCGTTCGAGGAGCGCTTCAACGACATCATGACGTGGTTCACGCCGCTGGCACCGCTGTTCGACGCGCTGGCATTGGTGCTGCGCCTGCTGCGCGATTCCGGCGCGGCCAAGAAGATGATCGCCAACGCGGGCAGCTACCAGCAGATGTTGCAGGGCAAGGTATACCAGATGCTGCGCCTGACCGTGGACGGCGCGCTGGGCGCGATTCCGGAAATCTCGGCCAACAAATACATGTTGTGGGTGCGCTTTACCACCCAGGGCGGCGACCTGAAGCCGAAACCCCTGGAAGAAGACGTCCCTTTCGAACTCACCCTTTGCGCTTTTTGA
- the yacG gene encoding DNA gyrase inhibitor YacG: MATVVDCPTCGKKVEWTEKNKFRPFCSERCKQIDLGAWAEEKYTIPAAAPADPRDDEQQ, from the coding sequence ATGGCTACTGTGGTTGACTGCCCTACCTGCGGCAAAAAAGTGGAGTGGACGGAGAAGAACAAGTTCCGTCCCTTCTGTTCCGAACGTTGCAAGCAAATCGACCTGGGCGCCTGGGCCGAGGAAAAATACACCATTCCTGCCGCCGCGCCGGCCGATCCGCGCGACGACGAGCAGCAGTAA
- a CDS encoding alpha-amylase family glycosyl hydrolase, with the protein MTDFPSPERLLAALPLALRADAARRYAVHGPQLYRRLAGLYGTRPDFDRWYDDLLGSIGELLAARPADLLALDARRAADPGWFLRQHMLGYSAYADRFGGDLAGVGRRIGHLRALGVTYLHLLPFLRPRAGENDGGFAVASFDEVDPALGSMDDLETLCAHLRGAGISLCADFILNHVADDHAWARGAQAGDARLREFFHVFPDRTMPDRYERTLGQVFPAAAPGNFTHVPALDGWVWTTFYPFQWDLNYANPAVLAEIAAALLRLANRGVEVFRLDSTAFLWKREGTSCMNQPEAHALLQALRAIVDIAAPGVLLKAEAIVPTADLPAYLGQPGEPECHLAYHSTLMAASWAALAEQDTTLLRRVVAGTPTPPSGASWLTYVRCHDDIGWKILAQEADGATDRLAAIADFFHGAGGSFAAGVPFQSGAASAVHATNGMAAALSGFETAAGPLARELALRRLLLVHGVALAFGGLPMLYMGDELGMGNDHGYRDDPQRAHDTRWVQRPAFDEHALAWRDDPDSWAGRVFGALRALVEQRRACAALDAGVPRALLPAQDLALFALARGERFLGLFNFSERTLKVALPALGAGAWPGYPDEIELGPWDMRWLQR; encoded by the coding sequence ATGACCGATTTTCCCTCTCCCGAGCGGCTGCTCGCGGCACTGCCCCTGGCACTGCGCGCGGACGCGGCGCGGCGCTACGCCGTCCATGGCCCCCAGCTGTACCGCCGCCTGGCCGGCCTGTACGGCACTCGTCCCGACTTCGACCGCTGGTACGACGACCTGCTGGGCAGCATCGGCGAGCTGCTGGCCGCGCGCCCGGCCGACCTGCTGGCGCTGGACGCACGCCGCGCTGCCGACCCGGGCTGGTTCCTGCGCCAGCACATGCTCGGCTACAGCGCCTACGCCGACCGCTTCGGCGGCGACCTGGCCGGCGTGGGGCGCCGCATCGGTCACCTGCGCGCGCTCGGCGTCACCTATTTGCACCTGCTGCCGTTCCTGCGACCACGCGCCGGCGAGAACGATGGCGGCTTCGCGGTCGCCAGCTTCGACGAAGTCGACCCGGCGCTCGGCAGCATGGACGACCTGGAGACGCTGTGCGCCCATCTGCGCGGCGCCGGCATCAGCCTGTGCGCTGACTTCATCCTGAACCACGTGGCCGACGACCATGCCTGGGCGCGCGGCGCGCAGGCCGGCGATGCACGGCTGCGCGAGTTCTTCCACGTGTTCCCCGACCGCACCATGCCGGACCGTTACGAGCGCACCCTCGGCCAGGTCTTCCCGGCCGCCGCGCCGGGCAACTTCACCCACGTGCCGGCACTGGACGGGTGGGTCTGGACCACGTTCTACCCGTTCCAGTGGGACCTCAACTACGCCAACCCGGCGGTACTGGCCGAGATCGCGGCGGCGCTGCTGCGGCTGGCCAATCGCGGCGTCGAAGTGTTCCGGCTCGACTCCACCGCCTTCCTGTGGAAGCGCGAGGGCACCTCCTGCATGAACCAGCCGGAGGCGCACGCGCTCTTGCAAGCGCTGCGGGCGATCGTCGACATCGCGGCGCCCGGTGTGTTGCTGAAGGCCGAGGCCATCGTGCCCACCGCCGACCTGCCGGCCTACCTGGGCCAGCCGGGCGAGCCCGAGTGCCACCTGGCCTACCACAGCACCCTGATGGCCGCCAGCTGGGCCGCGCTGGCCGAGCAGGACACGACCTTGCTGCGGCGCGTCGTGGCCGGCACGCCCACGCCGCCATCCGGCGCCAGCTGGCTGACCTACGTGCGCTGCCACGACGACATCGGCTGGAAGATCCTGGCGCAAGAGGCGGACGGTGCGACCGACCGGCTGGCCGCCATCGCGGACTTCTTCCACGGCGCCGGCGGCAGTTTCGCGGCCGGCGTGCCGTTCCAGTCGGGCGCCGCCAGCGCCGTGCACGCGACCAACGGCATGGCGGCCGCCTTGAGCGGCTTCGAGACGGCCGCAGGACCGCTGGCGCGTGAGCTGGCCTTGCGGCGCCTGCTGCTGGTACACGGCGTGGCGCTGGCCTTTGGCGGCCTGCCGATGCTGTACATGGGCGACGAACTGGGCATGGGCAACGACCATGGCTACCGCGACGATCCGCAACGCGCGCACGACACGCGCTGGGTGCAGCGTCCCGCGTTCGACGAACATGCGCTGGCGTGGCGCGACGATCCGGACAGCTGGGCGGGCCGGGTGTTCGGCGCGCTGCGCGCGCTGGTCGAACAGCGGCGCGCCTGTGCGGCGCTGGACGCGGGCGTCCCACGTGCGCTGCTGCCGGCGCAAGACCTGGCCCTGTTCGCGCTGGCGCGAGGCGAGCGCTTCCTCGGGCTGTTCAATTTTTCCGAACGCACGTTGAAGGTCGCGCTGCCGGCACTGGGCGCGGGTGCCTGGCCCGGTTATCCTGACGAGATCGAGCTGGGCCCCTGGGACATGCGCTGGCTGCAGCGCTGA
- a CDS encoding prepilin peptidase yields the protein MLQDLYLFAPPATPGAAILAAIFGLLIGSFLNVVIYRIPAMMARESDNYVAAESGQPLPHTERFDLVLPRSACPHCGHQITAMENVPVISWLALRGKCSQCKARISARYPLVEAFTSALSALLVWQFGSGTMGLATLLFAYLLIALTFIDADTQLLPDDLTYPLLWAGLLINLNGTFVPLQDAVIGAAAGYLVLWTVYWLFKLATGKEGMGYGDFKLLAALGAWLGWTMLPTIILLSSIVGALVGIGLIVFARHGRGNPIPFGPYLAAAGMIALLFGGPIASFTTRLLGGGV from the coding sequence ATGCTCCAGGACCTCTACCTCTTCGCCCCACCCGCCACCCCGGGCGCCGCCATCCTCGCCGCCATCTTCGGCCTCTTGATCGGCAGCTTCCTGAATGTCGTCATCTACCGCATTCCCGCGATGATGGCGCGCGAGTCGGACAACTACGTGGCGGCCGAATCGGGCCAGCCGCTGCCGCACACGGAGCGCTTCGACCTGGTGCTGCCGCGCTCGGCCTGCCCGCACTGCGGCCACCAGATCACGGCCATGGAAAACGTGCCCGTCATCAGCTGGCTGGCGCTGCGCGGCAAATGCAGCCAGTGCAAGGCGCGCATCTCGGCGCGCTATCCACTGGTCGAGGCGTTCACCAGCGCGCTGTCGGCGCTGCTGGTGTGGCAATTCGGCAGCGGCACAATGGGCCTTGCCACCCTGCTGTTCGCCTACCTGCTGATCGCGCTGACGTTCATCGACGCCGACACCCAGCTGCTGCCGGACGACCTTACCTACCCGCTGCTGTGGGCGGGCCTGCTGATCAACCTGAACGGCACGTTCGTGCCGCTGCAGGACGCCGTGATCGGCGCCGCGGCTGGCTACCTCGTGCTGTGGACCGTGTACTGGCTGTTCAAGCTTGCTACCGGCAAGGAAGGCATGGGCTACGGCGACTTCAAGCTGCTGGCGGCGCTGGGTGCATGGCTGGGCTGGACGATGCTGCCGACGATCATCCTGCTCTCCTCCATTGTCGGGGCGCTGGTGGGCATTGGCCTGATCGTGTTCGCCCGCCACGGCCGCGGCAATCCAATTCCGTTCGGCCCTTACCTGGCGGCGGCCGGCATGATCGCGCTGCTGTTCGGCGGCCCCATTGCCAGCTTTACGACCCGCCTGCTGGGCGGTGGCGTGTGA
- a CDS encoding FAD-dependent oxidoreductase has translation MRVHIIGAGIAGLACAIALTRAGHAVTVHERQRDPYGGGGGMVLWPNASFVLDQLGLLPAVAAVSGVPRAMRRLDRQGRLLQRLDIGLLDREMGYASHAVFRRDLMRILADWLARHGVPVHYGVTGTRLRGDDGGAWLERADGKAFQADLLVGADGRKHSLARQFVLGQNQPRYQGFVNWVGAVELAQDLVDEPGVLDFWGIGERFGVVAVNRRKIYWAAAAAAPDVDRLPAFEALYERFADWPAPIAPLLRQTPREQVTLIPVHDVDPVPCWHRANVLMLGDAAHASLPTSGQGAAQALEDAWHLPRCLAAHDGIEAALAAFTALRAPKTQAQALGARQFAADLFITDDEECRRRDARAAGMPTAALVSGMARGWGSGLPL, from the coding sequence TTGCGAGTCCACATCATCGGCGCCGGCATTGCCGGGCTGGCGTGCGCCATCGCGCTGACACGCGCCGGCCATGCCGTCACGGTGCATGAACGCCAGCGCGACCCATACGGCGGCGGTGGCGGCATGGTCCTGTGGCCCAATGCCAGCTTCGTGCTCGACCAGCTTGGCCTGCTGCCGGCCGTCGCCGCGGTCAGCGGGGTACCGCGCGCCATGCGCCGCCTCGACCGCCAAGGCCGGCTGCTGCAGCGCCTCGACATCGGCTTGCTCGACCGCGAGATGGGCTATGCCAGCCATGCCGTATTCCGCCGCGACCTGATGCGCATCCTGGCGGACTGGCTGGCCCGGCATGGCGTTCCGGTCCACTACGGCGTTACCGGCACGAGGCTGCGCGGCGACGACGGCGGTGCATGGCTGGAGCGTGCCGACGGCAAGGCGTTCCAGGCCGACCTGCTGGTCGGCGCGGATGGCCGCAAGCATTCGCTCGCCCGGCAGTTCGTGCTGGGCCAGAACCAGCCGCGCTACCAGGGATTCGTCAACTGGGTCGGTGCCGTCGAACTGGCACAGGATTTGGTGGACGAGCCGGGCGTGCTGGATTTCTGGGGCATCGGCGAGCGCTTCGGCGTGGTTGCCGTCAACCGTCGCAAGATCTACTGGGCCGCCGCGGCGGCAGCGCCGGACGTGGACCGGTTGCCTGCTTTCGAGGCGCTGTATGAACGCTTCGCCGACTGGCCAGCGCCGATTGCGCCGCTGCTGCGCCAGACGCCGCGCGAACAGGTGACCCTGATTCCCGTACACGATGTCGATCCGGTGCCCTGCTGGCACCGCGCCAATGTGCTGATGCTGGGCGACGCGGCGCATGCTTCGCTGCCGACTTCCGGCCAGGGCGCGGCGCAGGCGCTGGAGGACGCGTGGCACCTGCCGCGCTGCCTGGCGGCGCACGACGGCATCGAGGCGGCGCTGGCCGCGTTTACCGCACTACGTGCGCCGAAAACGCAGGCGCAGGCGTTGGGGGCGCGGCAGTTTGCCGCGGATCTGTTTATCACGGATGATGAGGAATGCCGGCGGCGCGATGCGCGCGCGGCCGGCATGCCAACGGCGGCGCTGGTCAGTGGAATGGCGCGGGGTTGGGGGAGCGGTTTGCCGCTGTAA
- a CDS encoding LacI family DNA-binding transcriptional regulator — MGDTGTDDMAKARQDGAGSEAAQRRLQMADIARLAGVSTATVSRALNNSPLVNAETRGRILELAASLKYSINIGAQNLRLKQNRTIGVLIPYDRKTHLRLTDPFLLAMLGSVADALTEQGFDMLFSRLPTDQLGEAAATPFDTGRVGGIILVGQWGRHQELNELAARKVPVVVWGAHLPQQLYCCVGSDNVGGGMLATEHLIAQGRRRIAFFGDIDLPEPAQRYRGYCAALAKHGIAVDPALQVSSPFLPSGGSEAVEAMQARGVDYDAVFACSDLLAMTAIDSLRAHGRRVPGDVAVVGYDDIEQSAYFHPRLTTVRQPIGAAGSALVASLLALIDGKPAPSVELPTELVVRASAGEDQSS, encoded by the coding sequence ATGGGTGATACGGGAACGGACGATATGGCGAAAGCACGGCAGGACGGGGCGGGCAGCGAGGCGGCGCAGCGCCGCCTGCAAATGGCGGACATCGCGCGGCTGGCCGGCGTGTCGACAGCCACCGTGTCGCGCGCCTTGAACAACAGCCCGCTCGTCAATGCCGAAACCCGCGGCCGCATCCTGGAGCTGGCCGCCTCGTTGAAGTACTCGATCAATATCGGCGCGCAGAACCTGCGCCTGAAGCAGAACCGCACCATCGGCGTGCTGATACCGTATGACCGCAAGACCCACCTGCGCCTGACCGACCCGTTCCTGCTGGCGATGCTGGGCAGCGTGGCCGACGCGCTGACGGAGCAGGGCTTCGACATGCTGTTCTCGCGCCTGCCCACCGACCAGTTGGGCGAAGCGGCCGCCACGCCGTTCGACACCGGCCGCGTCGGCGGCATCATCCTGGTCGGCCAGTGGGGTAGGCACCAGGAACTCAATGAGCTGGCCGCGCGCAAGGTGCCGGTCGTGGTCTGGGGCGCGCACCTGCCGCAGCAGCTGTACTGCTGCGTCGGCAGCGACAACGTCGGCGGCGGCATGCTGGCGACCGAGCACCTGATCGCGCAGGGCCGCCGGCGCATCGCGTTCTTCGGCGATATCGACCTGCCGGAGCCGGCGCAGCGCTATCGCGGCTATTGCGCCGCGCTGGCCAAGCATGGCATCGCCGTCGACCCGGCCTTGCAGGTGTCCAGCCCCTTCCTGCCCAGCGGCGGCAGCGAGGCGGTCGAGGCGATGCAGGCGCGCGGTGTCGACTATGACGCCGTGTTCGCGTGCAGCGACCTGCTGGCGATGACCGCCATCGACAGCCTGCGCGCCCACGGCCGACGCGTGCCCGGGGACGTCGCCGTGGTCGGCTACGACGACATCGAACAATCCGCCTACTTCCATCCTCGCCTGACCACCGTGCGCCAGCCGATCGGCGCCGCCGGCAGCGCGCTGGTCGCCTCGCTGCTGGCGCTCATCGACGGCAAGCCGGCGCCGTCGGTCGAGCTGCCCACCGAGCTGGTCGTGCGCGCCAGCGCCGGCGAAGACCAATCCTCCTGA
- a CDS encoding TonB-dependent siderophore receptor yields the protein MTFPCTRMGAAVSLALLQMSGALAQEAQAPAAPDNDALQMNRVVVTGTAGGTSKMKSSVSLSTLEADTIAQAVPTSAADVLRSVPGVRSESSGGEGNANMTVRGVPISAGGSRYVQIQEDGLPVLQSGDFNFITPDAYVRIDGGLSHLEVVRGGSASTLATNAPGGIVNFIGKTGEEEGGSIGLTKGVDYDSTRIDAEYGGRLAPRTRFFVSGFYRRGEGVRETGVTSEKGGQLRANVTREFDNGYLRVSLKHLNDHTPTALPVPVSVSNGGIATIDGIDPRTASFYSPYWVPDVTLDKNNRQVAHDVNDGMRVRSTTLGLEAQFDVGNGWKVTERLRKSVNSGRFIGVFAGNSGTAGDYLFATGPRAGQAYAGRAFAAVVFNTSIDDTGSIMSDTKLARTFQLANGGRLTATGGLYLANQDLGLTWHFNEYLMQASGDRPALLQTGNATPGLVGPAFGACCSRAIDMRYKYRAPYVNVGYEAGPLNVDASLRHDRQSANGSANIATGARRYDAATAQHVDYDLSRNSYSVGANYRLSGTLALFARASEGVAFNADRILFGAPLDGSAPISINTVRQVEGGAKWRNGPLSAFVTLFHAKTRESNFEVTTQTSTANSYVAKGVEIEAAWRRGAFEVNGGLTLTDAEISATAPGSEALIGNTPRRQARAVYQLAATYAIGKARVGASVVGTGKSWADDLHTIRMPAYRTVSAFANYQLSERLMLSLSANNLFNELGYTEVEGDGHAARAIAGRSVKASIKYAF from the coding sequence ATGACATTCCCTTGCACCCGCATGGGGGCGGCGGTATCGCTCGCCCTGCTGCAAATGAGCGGCGCGCTGGCCCAGGAAGCGCAGGCCCCGGCCGCGCCCGACAACGACGCGCTGCAGATGAACCGTGTCGTCGTCACCGGCACGGCCGGCGGCACATCGAAAATGAAATCGAGCGTGTCCCTCAGCACGCTGGAAGCGGACACGATCGCCCAGGCGGTGCCGACCAGCGCGGCGGACGTGCTGCGTTCCGTGCCCGGCGTCCGCTCGGAATCCTCGGGCGGCGAGGGCAATGCCAACATGACGGTGCGCGGCGTGCCCATCTCGGCGGGCGGCTCGCGCTACGTGCAGATCCAGGAAGACGGCCTGCCGGTGCTGCAATCGGGCGACTTCAACTTCATCACGCCGGATGCCTACGTGCGCATCGACGGCGGCCTGTCGCACCTGGAAGTGGTGCGCGGCGGTTCCGCCTCCACGCTGGCGACCAATGCGCCGGGTGGCATCGTCAACTTCATCGGCAAGACCGGCGAGGAAGAGGGCGGCAGCATCGGCCTGACCAAGGGTGTCGACTACGATTCGACGCGTATCGATGCGGAGTACGGCGGCAGGCTGGCGCCACGTACGCGCTTTTTCGTCAGCGGGTTCTATCGCCGCGGCGAAGGCGTGCGCGAGACCGGCGTCACCAGCGAGAAGGGCGGCCAGCTGCGCGCCAACGTCACGCGCGAATTCGACAACGGCTACCTGCGCGTCTCGCTCAAGCACCTGAACGACCATACCCCGACGGCGCTGCCGGTGCCGGTCAGCGTCAGCAACGGCGGCATTGCCACGATCGATGGGATCGACCCGCGCACGGCCAGCTTCTATTCGCCCTACTGGGTGCCGGACGTCACGCTCGACAAGAACAACCGCCAGGTGGCGCACGACGTCAACGACGGCATGCGCGTGCGCAGCACCACGCTCGGCCTGGAGGCGCAGTTCGACGTCGGCAACGGCTGGAAGGTCACGGAGCGCCTGCGCAAGTCGGTCAACAGCGGGCGCTTCATCGGCGTCTTCGCCGGCAACAGCGGCACGGCCGGCGACTACTTGTTCGCCACCGGCCCGCGTGCCGGCCAGGCCTACGCCGGCCGCGCCTTCGCCGCCGTCGTGTTCAACACGTCGATCGACGATACCGGGTCGATCATGAGCGACACCAAGCTGGCGCGCACCTTCCAGCTGGCGAACGGCGGCCGTCTGACCGCCACCGGCGGCCTGTACCTGGCCAACCAGGACCTCGGCCTGACCTGGCACTTCAACGAATACCTGATGCAGGCCAGCGGCGACCGCCCGGCCCTGCTGCAAACGGGGAACGCGACGCCGGGGCTGGTCGGGCCGGCGTTCGGCGCCTGCTGCTCGCGCGCCATCGACATGCGATACAAGTACCGCGCGCCTTACGTCAACGTCGGCTACGAAGCCGGCCCCCTGAATGTCGACGCCAGCCTGCGGCACGACCGCCAGAGCGCCAACGGCAGCGCCAACATCGCCACCGGCGCGCGCCGCTACGATGCCGCCACCGCGCAGCACGTCGATTACGATCTCAGTCGCAATTCCTATTCGGTCGGCGCCAACTATCGGCTGAGCGGCACGCTGGCGCTGTTCGCCCGCGCCAGCGAAGGCGTGGCCTTCAACGCCGACCGTATCCTGTTCGGCGCGCCGCTGGACGGCAGCGCGCCTATCAGCATCAACACGGTGCGCCAGGTCGAAGGCGGCGCGAAGTGGCGCAATGGCCCGCTCAGCGCCTTCGTCACGCTGTTCCATGCCAAGACGCGCGAAAGCAATTTCGAGGTCACCACGCAGACCAGCACCGCCAACAGCTACGTTGCGAAAGGCGTCGAGATCGAGGCGGCCTGGCGCCGCGGCGCATTCGAGGTGAACGGCGGCCTGACCTTGACGGACGCCGAGATCAGCGCCACGGCGCCGGGCAGCGAGGCGCTCATCGGCAACACGCCACGGCGCCAGGCGCGCGCTGTCTACCAGCTGGCAGCCACCTACGCGATCGGCAAGGCGCGGGTGGGCGCCAGCGTGGTCGGTACCGGCAAGTCGTGGGCGGACGACCTGCACACGATCCGGATGCCGGCCTACCGCACCGTCAGCGCGTTCGCCAACTACCAGCTCAGCGAGCGCCTCATGCTGTCGCTGTCGGCCAACAACCTGTTCAATGAACTGGGCTATACGGAAGTGGAAGGCGACGGTCACGCGGCGCGTGCCATCGCCGGCCGCTCCGTCAAGGCCAGCATCAAGTACGCATTCTGA